In a single window of the Acidobacteriota bacterium genome:
- a CDS encoding glycosyltransferase family 39 protein, with protein MLLVPCWLLDVSGVGAEFFANAGRGLLLVGLAALAGGLLLSAGGLRGSHPTARRRRLLLGLLVLALAVRLAGADFEVEERAYRDEGTYYHHASEINQGELLRWSFIYPHLLYYGYAFLLWLSQLFPGLWSSLCASIYGVTEPLARDWLTLRLAVAVLSAATVVPVFHLGRLLGGTHREQRTGELAGALGAALLIFSPAFNEGSHLIISDVPSACLATFCLLPVARLLYRERRRDYLAAGVFSGLAAAAKYPAGIVAVAIVAVWVYGRWRTRRFSFGLLWAGLASLAAFVAAMPSLLWAPGHALSGEGMLFGFVQYSQGGWIGVQPDSHLLFYGRQLTESFGWLAVLLGLAGLALLPRRRWSKVLWMLPFPVLYLGLITGMHMVVRRNLYPALPAMAMLLGLGLAVLVLRLRGWFQTRSGGRLRPATMVPTALVALTLVAPIHHTLVQSSGLVRASTRELAARWIEETLPPGAGIVREAYTPKLDPAQYAVWRLRFAAHIPPETLENGDQDFVLLAYNAYARFLDPANLTKEHHHLYAERYRRMLDSYPVVQEFRPSAGRRGPWLRLLKVPVEIPRQPRRQPLPAARAFVPDGSMAPQKEGAPVRYTRPGQWALLKTPLAAGEYRVRLDASSIEAGVEPELRLRTLGEATVEDAEPALGGWRFRLPAADKVLFYVYLPEGSELRGLVVIPAGG; from the coding sequence GTGCTGCTGGTGCCCTGCTGGCTGCTCGACGTCAGCGGGGTTGGCGCCGAATTTTTCGCCAACGCCGGGCGCGGCCTGCTGCTGGTCGGTCTCGCCGCCCTGGCCGGCGGTCTGCTGCTCTCCGCCGGTGGCCTCCGAGGTTCCCACCCCACCGCCCGCCGCCGCCGTCTGCTTCTCGGGCTGCTGGTGCTGGCCCTGGCGGTGCGCCTCGCCGGCGCCGACTTCGAAGTCGAAGAACGAGCCTATCGGGACGAGGGGACCTACTATCACCACGCCAGTGAGATCAACCAGGGGGAGCTGCTGCGCTGGAGCTTCATCTATCCCCACCTGCTCTACTACGGCTATGCCTTCCTGCTCTGGCTGAGCCAGCTCTTCCCCGGGCTGTGGAGCAGCCTGTGCGCCTCAATCTACGGCGTCACCGAACCCCTGGCCCGGGATTGGCTGACCCTGCGGCTGGCGGTGGCGGTGCTCTCCGCCGCCACGGTGGTCCCGGTCTTCCACCTCGGCCGTCTGCTCGGCGGCACCCACCGGGAGCAACGAACGGGAGAGCTGGCAGGAGCCCTGGGAGCGGCGCTGCTGATCTTCTCTCCGGCGTTCAACGAGGGCTCCCACCTGATCATCTCCGACGTCCCCTCCGCCTGCTTGGCCACTTTCTGCCTGCTGCCGGTGGCTCGGCTGCTCTACCGGGAGCGGCGGCGGGACTATCTGGCAGCGGGGGTCTTCTCGGGCCTGGCGGCGGCGGCGAAATATCCCGCCGGCATCGTGGCGGTGGCCATCGTCGCCGTGTGGGTCTACGGCCGCTGGCGCACCCGCCGTTTCTCCTTCGGGCTCCTGTGGGCCGGCCTCGCCTCCCTCGCCGCCTTCGTGGCGGCCATGCCCAGCCTGCTGTGGGCTCCGGGCCACGCCCTCAGCGGCGAGGGCATGCTCTTCGGCTTCGTCCAATACTCCCAGGGCGGCTGGATCGGTGTGCAGCCGGATAGCCACCTGCTCTTCTACGGCCGGCAGCTGACCGAGAGCTTCGGCTGGTTGGCGGTGCTCTTGGGCCTGGCTGGCCTGGCCCTGCTGCCCCGGCGGCGCTGGTCCAAGGTGCTGTGGATGCTGCCCTTCCCGGTGCTCTACCTGGGGCTGATCACCGGCATGCACATGGTGGTGCGACGCAATCTCTACCCCGCCCTGCCGGCGATGGCGATGCTTCTGGGACTGGGGCTGGCGGTGCTCGTCCTGCGCCTGCGAGGTTGGTTCCAGACCCGCTCCGGAGGCCGACTACGACCGGCGACGATGGTCCCCACCGCCCTGGTGGCGTTGACCCTGGTGGCTCCGATCCACCACACCCTGGTGCAGAGCTCCGGCCTGGTGCGGGCGAGCACCCGCGAGCTCGCCGCCCGCTGGATCGAAGAGACCCTGCCGCCGGGGGCCGGCATCGTGCGGGAGGCCTACACCCCGAAGCTGGACCCGGCCCAATACGCCGTCTGGCGCCTGCGCTTCGCCGCCCACATCCCACCGGAGACGCTGGAGAACGGCGACCAAGACTTCGTGCTCCTGGCCTACAACGCCTACGCCCGCTTCCTCGACCCGGCCAATCTGACCAAAGAGCACCACCACCTCTACGCCGAACGCTACCGGCGCATGCTCGACAGCTATCCGGTGGTGCAGGAGTTTCGGCCCTCGGCGGGGCGGCGGGGGCCGTGGCTACGCTTGCTCAAGGTGCCGGTGGAGATCCCTCGCCAACCGCGCCGCCAACCTCTCCCCGCGGCCCGCGCCTTCGTCCCCGACGGCTCCATGGCTCCTCAGAAAGAAGGGGCTCCAGTGCGCTACACCCGCCCCGGCCAGTGGGCGCTGCTCAAGACGCCGCTGGCCGCCGGTGAGTATCGGGTGCGGCTGGACGCCTCCTCCATCGAAGCGGGAGTCGAGCCGGAGCTTCGACTCCGCACCCTCGGCGAAGCCACCGTCGAGGATGCGGAACCGGCCCTGGGGGGCTGGCGTTTCCGGCTGCCGGCGGCGGACAAGGTGCTCTTCTATGTGTACTTGCCCGAAGGGTCGGAGCTGCGGGGGTTGGTGGTGATTCCCGCTGGTGGGTGA
- a CDS encoding TLC domain-containing protein produces the protein MLSLFLSSTAGFLVLHWAVGRWLEAPFHVELKVSRGLASVFLVLVGLGSLVLFFPLWRRAFLTPHEFSSPASAVVVFLAGHLVADLLWLAYGALVQGSQPRRDLILHHLLGLAACAVSLGFGFGQAVIAVALTAEAMPVATGLGAWGKLTGDRRLERRAVVASLSILCLWRVPAWFFVGGVAVWAVLRPPGDALPFIYPLCVAVAGCLVALDLFWIRRLWAGLVGLEGAREEPLVEESP, from the coding sequence GTGCTGAGTCTCTTCCTCTCTTCCACCGCGGGCTTTCTGGTGCTCCACTGGGCGGTGGGGCGATGGCTCGAGGCACCCTTCCACGTCGAGCTCAAGGTCTCCCGAGGCCTGGCCTCGGTCTTCCTGGTACTGGTGGGCCTGGGCTCGCTGGTGCTCTTCTTTCCGCTGTGGCGCCGGGCCTTCTTGACCCCCCACGAATTCAGCTCGCCGGCCAGCGCGGTGGTGGTCTTCCTCGCCGGTCATCTGGTGGCGGACCTGCTGTGGCTGGCCTACGGAGCTCTGGTTCAGGGCTCCCAGCCTCGCCGTGACCTGATTCTGCACCATCTCCTGGGGCTCGCCGCCTGCGCCGTCTCCCTGGGCTTTGGCTTCGGCCAGGCGGTCATCGCCGTTGCCCTCACCGCCGAGGCCATGCCCGTGGCCACCGGTCTAGGAGCCTGGGGCAAGCTCACCGGTGACCGCCGATTGGAGCGTCGCGCCGTGGTCGCCAGCCTCTCCATCCTCTGCCTGTGGCGGGTGCCGGCCTGGTTCTTTGTCGGCGGGGTGGCGGTGTGGGCGGTGCTACGGCCGCCGGGGGATGCCTTGCCCTTTATCTACCCCTTGTGCGTGGCGGTGGCCGGCTGCCTCGTGGCGTTGGATCTCTTCTGGATCCGGCGGCTTTGGGCGGGGCTGGTGGGGCTCGAAGGGGCCCGTGAAGAGCCGCTCGTGGAGGAGTCCCCATGA